One Bombina bombina isolate aBomBom1 chromosome 5, aBomBom1.pri, whole genome shotgun sequence DNA segment encodes these proteins:
- the LOC128660841 gene encoding centrosomal protein of 76 kDa-like isoform X1 has protein sequence MVEQPRPLYPYRTIGCIFNDKRFLANCQPSDSVELCVFDLNDESRWKPMSEEAIKSVCAPGSTTSLPPFPPLCSSLVDAAAESNDIELQLRVFVSEHRKESLLHIKKHT, from the exons ATGGTTGAACAGCCGAGGCCACTCTATCCATATCGTACTATTGGCTGCATCTTTAATGACAAGCGCTTCTTGGCCAATTGTCAACCGTCAGATTCTGTGGAGCTTTGTGTGTTTGACCTAAATGATGAGTCCAGGTGGAAGCCAATGAGCGAGGAAGCTATAAAGTCAGTCTGTGCACCAGGGTCAACTACCTCTCTTCCTCCTTTCCCACCGCTCTGTTCCTCTCTGGTGGATGCAGCAGCAGAAAGCAACGACATTGAGCTACAGCTCCGAGTTTTTGTGTCTGAGCACAGAAAG gagtctctccttcacataaaaaaacacacatag
- the LOC128660841 gene encoding centrosomal protein of 76 kDa-like isoform X2, which produces MVEQPRPLYPYRTIGCIFNDKRFLANCQPSDSVELCVFDLNDESRWKPMSEEAIKSVCAPGSTTSLPPFPPLCSSLVDAAAESNDIELQLRVFVSEHRKIMLP; this is translated from the exons ATGGTTGAACAGCCGAGGCCACTCTATCCATATCGTACTATTGGCTGCATCTTTAATGACAAGCGCTTCTTGGCCAATTGTCAACCGTCAGATTCTGTGGAGCTTTGTGTGTTTGACCTAAATGATGAGTCCAGGTGGAAGCCAATGAGCGAGGAAGCTATAAAGTCAGTCTGTGCACCAGGGTCAACTACCTCTCTTCCTCCTTTCCCACCGCTCTGTTCCTCTCTGGTGGATGCAGCAGCAGAAAGCAACGACATTGAGCTACAGCTCCGAGTTTTTGTGTCTGAGCACAGAAAG atcatgtTGCCTTAg